A genomic region of Catalinimonas niigatensis contains the following coding sequences:
- a CDS encoding sialidase family protein, with protein MATIKKFFCLVIFFYFLFSSRDLWSQIIPIKIHEGRNDLGPCEPSVAINPNNTDQIVVGSVLDYVYSSKDGGRSWQIQSLQSPYGVWGDPCVIADYDNNFYYFHLSNPSGKGWRTADLLDRIVVQKSSDGGKNWTSGASIGYHDQQHDQDKEWAAVNPKNNHLYVSWTEFDKDKSTKPQDSTYILFSKSTDQGESWSEATRINQKAGNCLDNDLTVEGAVPAAGPEGQIYVAWAFNDTIYFDRSEDEGRSWLTEDKIVAAQPGGWTFDVPGLDRCNGLPITACDLSPGRHRGTLYVNWVDMRNGEEDTDVWVAKSTDGGERWSAPIRVNDDPSGNHQFFSWMTVDPVSGYVYVVFYDRRHSHDKHTDVYLAYSKDGGETFKNIRLTEESFLLEEKTFFGDYNNIAAHNGITYPVWTQIDDKTLSIWTARIRHDDLK; from the coding sequence ATGGCTACTATTAAGAAGTTCTTCTGTCTGGTCATTTTTTTCTATTTTCTGTTCTCTTCCAGAGATTTATGGAGCCAGATTATTCCCATAAAAATTCATGAAGGAAGGAATGACCTGGGCCCTTGTGAACCTTCCGTTGCCATTAACCCTAACAATACTGATCAGATTGTGGTAGGTAGTGTACTGGATTATGTCTACTCCTCTAAAGATGGAGGGCGAAGCTGGCAGATACAATCTTTACAATCTCCTTATGGCGTTTGGGGCGATCCCTGTGTCATCGCCGATTACGACAATAATTTCTACTATTTCCACCTTTCCAATCCTTCCGGAAAGGGCTGGCGAACGGCCGATTTGTTGGACCGTATCGTTGTGCAGAAATCCTCCGATGGAGGAAAAAACTGGACCAGCGGAGCCAGCATTGGCTATCATGACCAGCAGCATGATCAGGATAAAGAGTGGGCTGCTGTAAACCCCAAAAACAATCATCTTTATGTAAGCTGGACAGAATTTGATAAAGACAAGAGTACCAAGCCTCAGGATAGTACCTATATTCTATTCTCTAAATCCACCGATCAGGGAGAAAGCTGGAGCGAAGCCACCCGCATCAATCAAAAAGCGGGTAACTGCCTCGATAATGACCTGACTGTAGAAGGTGCAGTACCAGCAGCGGGCCCAGAGGGACAAATTTATGTAGCCTGGGCTTTCAATGATACCATTTATTTTGATCGCTCTGAAGATGAAGGGCGAAGCTGGCTGACAGAAGACAAAATAGTAGCTGCACAGCCCGGAGGCTGGACATTTGATGTGCCTGGTCTTGACCGATGTAATGGCTTACCCATCACCGCCTGCGACCTCAGCCCAGGCAGGCATCGGGGCACCCTCTATGTCAATTGGGTGGATATGAGGAATGGAGAAGAAGATACGGACGTTTGGGTTGCCAAATCCACAGACGGAGGTGAGCGCTGGTCTGCCCCGATCCGGGTAAATGATGATCCATCCGGAAACCATCAGTTCTTTAGCTGGATGACGGTAGATCCGGTTAGCGGCTATGTATATGTAGTTTTTTACGATCGTCGTCATTCACATGATAAACATACCGATGTGTATCTGGCTTACTCAAAAGATGGAGGAGAAACCTTCAAAAACATTCGCCTTACGGAAGAATCTTTTTTGCTGGAAGAAAAAACTTTCTTTGGAGATTATAACAATATCGCTGCGCACAACGGTATCACTTATCCGGTATGGACACAAATTGACGACAAAACACTGAGTATCTGGACTGCCAGAATCAGGCATGACGATTTAAAGTGA